A genomic region of Kribbella sp. NBC_00382 contains the following coding sequences:
- a CDS encoding response regulator transcription factor, with the protein MAHSLLLVDDEPRIRRVLRLALEDEGYEVSEAANGLDALTALRHEPPDVVLLDLMLPDRDGFTVCREIRRTSDVPVIMVTARTDSHDIVAGLEAGADDYVTKPLVAKELSARIRALLRRVEPNGTPVLEQFVIGDLEIDVPAAEVMRDGCVLPLTRTEFKLLVELASLQGKVCSREHLLSKVWGYGYFGDSRIVDVHIRRLRLKIERDPATPKHLVTARGLGYRLVS; encoded by the coding sequence GTGGCGCACAGCTTGTTACTGGTTGACGACGAACCGCGGATCCGGCGGGTACTGCGGCTCGCCCTCGAAGACGAGGGTTATGAGGTGTCCGAAGCGGCCAACGGGCTGGACGCGTTGACCGCGCTACGCCACGAGCCGCCTGACGTGGTGCTGCTCGACCTGATGCTGCCGGACCGGGACGGATTCACGGTCTGCCGGGAGATCCGGCGTACCAGCGACGTACCGGTGATCATGGTGACCGCACGGACCGACAGCCACGACATCGTTGCCGGGCTCGAGGCGGGCGCGGACGACTACGTAACGAAGCCGCTTGTAGCCAAAGAGTTGTCGGCCCGGATCAGGGCGCTGCTCCGCCGGGTCGAGCCGAACGGCACGCCGGTACTGGAGCAGTTCGTCATCGGCGACCTGGAGATCGACGTACCGGCGGCCGAGGTCATGCGGGACGGCTGCGTGCTGCCGCTGACCCGGACCGAGTTCAAGCTGCTGGTCGAGCTGGCCAGCCTGCAGGGCAAGGTGTGCAGCCGCGAGCATCTGCTGTCGAAGGTCTGGGGCTACGGGTACTTCGGGGACAGCCGGATCGTCGACGTGCACATCCGCCGGCTCCGGCTGAAGATCGAACGCGACCCGGCCACCCCCAAGCACCTCGTCACCGCCCGGGGTCTCGGCTATCGACTGGTGAGCTGA
- a CDS encoding HAMP domain-containing sensor histidine kinase, translated as MRRRFGLRDRVMLAYGLLALGLSGVLALVTWSVVSNYLTNQRISSAIVETSDNKTTLHYGLYGLTSSCGPVRRLNEEPDCGTTVALSPARVMDLVEALPSTDAAAMLMRYDGAWYTVSASSSDIPADMVEAAASGVQVDRRIEVDGDEVLAVGVALGRPGEAFFELHPLNRLDKTLQTLKLTLILAAIITSLLGLAVGRLASTLALRPLAKLTAAAAAVARGRLDARLEAENDPDLGGLAQSFNQTAAALEKRVAADARFAGDVSHELRTPLMTMMNSMQLIQNHHAELPGSVREPLELLGDDLDRFRQLVVDLLEISRDDGGDQGSRELVRIGDLVRAAADAAAGREITEVAPDAADLTMEADKRRLERVIANLVDNAEQHAGGCKGVLVQAGGKGVVIYVDDAGPGVPEADRDRIFERFGRGSTTPDTPPNPHRTGTGLGLAIVARHVEWHHGTIQAQSRPEGGARFTIDLPAKNP; from the coding sequence TTGCGGCGGCGGTTCGGCCTGCGCGACCGGGTGATGCTGGCCTACGGGTTGCTGGCGCTCGGGCTCTCCGGCGTACTGGCGCTGGTCACCTGGAGCGTGGTCTCCAACTACCTGACCAACCAGCGGATCTCGTCGGCGATCGTGGAGACGTCGGACAACAAGACGACGCTGCACTACGGGCTCTACGGCCTGACCTCGTCCTGCGGCCCGGTCCGCCGGCTGAACGAGGAGCCAGACTGCGGTACGACGGTCGCGTTGTCGCCGGCCAGGGTGATGGACCTGGTCGAAGCGCTGCCGTCGACGGACGCGGCCGCGATGCTGATGCGGTACGACGGCGCCTGGTACACGGTGTCGGCGAGTTCGAGCGACATACCGGCCGACATGGTGGAAGCCGCGGCGAGCGGCGTCCAGGTGGATCGGCGGATCGAGGTCGACGGCGATGAGGTACTCGCTGTCGGGGTGGCGCTCGGGCGGCCGGGGGAGGCCTTCTTCGAGCTCCATCCGCTGAACCGGCTCGACAAGACCCTGCAGACGCTGAAACTCACCCTGATCCTGGCAGCGATCATCACCTCGCTGCTGGGGCTGGCGGTCGGGCGGCTTGCCAGCACGCTGGCGCTGCGGCCGCTGGCCAAGCTGACCGCTGCCGCGGCGGCGGTTGCGCGTGGGCGGCTCGACGCCCGGCTCGAGGCGGAGAACGATCCGGACCTGGGCGGGCTGGCGCAGTCCTTCAACCAGACCGCTGCTGCACTTGAGAAACGGGTGGCCGCCGACGCGCGCTTCGCGGGGGATGTCAGCCATGAGCTGCGCACCCCGCTGATGACGATGATGAACTCGATGCAGCTGATCCAGAACCATCACGCCGAGCTGCCCGGCTCGGTCCGCGAACCCCTCGAACTGCTCGGCGACGACCTCGACCGGTTCCGTCAACTAGTGGTCGACCTCCTGGAGATCTCCCGCGACGACGGCGGCGACCAAGGCAGCCGCGAACTAGTCCGGATCGGCGACCTGGTCCGCGCCGCCGCCGACGCCGCCGCCGGCCGCGAAATCACCGAGGTCGCCCCCGACGCCGCCGACCTGACCATGGAAGCCGACAAACGCCGCCTGGAACGTGTCATCGCCAACCTCGTCGACAACGCCGAACAACACGCCGGCGGCTGCAAAGGCGTCCTGGTCCAAGCCGGCGGCAAAGGCGTAGTCATCTACGTGGACGACGCCGGCCCCGGCGTCCCCGAAGCCGACCGAGACCGAATCTTCGAACGCTTCGGCCGCGGCAGCACCACCCCCGACACACCCCCCAACCCCCACCGCACCGGCACCGGCCTGGGCCTGGCCATCGTCGCCCGCCACGTCGAATGGCACCACGGCACAATCCAAGCCCAATCCCGCCCCGAAGGCGGCGCCCGCTTCACCATCGACCTCCCCGCCAAAAACCCTTAA
- a CDS encoding ABC transporter substrate-binding protein, which yields MASSARRLAAVAIVAVTSLTLAACNADQGTTTAGGGTNSGGTPVTGGTLNMLGKGDVDYMDPNVSYYSVGYTNLRMWSRQLFTYPADPGGKNTTPVADLATDLPTVANGGISADGKTYTIKIRSGAKWNTSPARQVTAADMVRGVKRTANPVQPFGGIPDFYGLIDGYSKFADGFAKVAKTPAAIQAYIDKTPLPGVVAKDDTTVVFKLTRPASYFVGMLTLSAFSPAPVESLKYLPASTELGNNFPSDGPYKVDSWVPTKSINYSRNPAWDPASDPVRKAYVDKIVVNETVSQDSVQQQLQTGTPSADLEFDVAPPPSQIPALQAKKDPNLTIGDTAGSNPYVIYNTVSPNNNKALANPKVRQALSYAINRDHILQVLGGKTLNPPLTHVLPDVIAGSKQIDPYPYNPDKAKQLLAEAGFPHLTLKFLYRNATEGSSKTFQTIQQDLSKAGITVTGVPSPNADFYVKYLQVPTVAQRGVWDLSLAGWGADWYGNAALSFFNPLFSGKPSFPPVGSNFGLYDDATTNTLIDQAIAAPTEDAAADLWAKADARVMEQAAFYPLTNNKQANYHAEQVHNAVYVPSLQNYDPTNVWLAKDKQG from the coding sequence ATGGCCAGTTCTGCAAGACGGCTCGCGGCGGTGGCGATCGTCGCCGTCACGAGTCTCACGCTGGCAGCGTGCAACGCCGACCAGGGAACCACAACCGCGGGCGGTGGCACCAACTCAGGCGGTACGCCGGTGACCGGCGGCACCCTGAACATGCTGGGCAAGGGCGATGTCGACTACATGGACCCGAACGTCAGCTACTACTCGGTCGGCTACACGAACCTGCGGATGTGGAGCCGCCAGCTCTTCACCTACCCGGCCGACCCCGGCGGCAAGAACACCACGCCGGTCGCCGACCTGGCCACCGACCTCCCGACCGTCGCGAACGGCGGGATCAGCGCGGACGGCAAGACGTACACGATCAAGATCCGGTCCGGCGCCAAGTGGAACACCAGCCCGGCCCGGCAGGTGACGGCGGCCGACATGGTCCGCGGCGTCAAGCGGACCGCGAACCCGGTTCAGCCGTTCGGCGGCATTCCGGACTTCTACGGCCTGATCGACGGCTACTCGAAGTTCGCGGACGGGTTCGCCAAGGTCGCCAAGACGCCGGCCGCGATCCAGGCGTACATCGACAAGACGCCGCTGCCCGGAGTGGTCGCCAAGGACGACACCACGGTCGTGTTCAAGCTGACCCGCCCCGCCTCGTACTTCGTCGGCATGCTCACCTTGTCCGCCTTCTCCCCCGCCCCGGTCGAGTCGCTCAAGTACCTGCCGGCCAGTACCGAGCTCGGCAACAACTTCCCCTCCGACGGCCCGTACAAGGTCGACTCGTGGGTGCCGACCAAGTCGATCAACTACTCCCGGAACCCTGCTTGGGACCCGGCCAGCGACCCGGTCCGCAAGGCGTACGTGGACAAGATCGTCGTCAACGAGACCGTCAGCCAGGACTCGGTCCAGCAGCAGCTGCAGACCGGCACACCGAGCGCCGACCTCGAGTTCGACGTCGCGCCGCCGCCGTCGCAGATTCCCGCGCTGCAGGCCAAGAAGGACCCGAACCTGACCATCGGCGACACCGCGGGCAGCAACCCGTACGTCATCTACAACACCGTCTCGCCGAACAACAACAAGGCGCTGGCCAACCCCAAGGTCCGGCAGGCGCTCAGCTACGCGATCAACCGCGACCACATCCTGCAGGTACTCGGCGGCAAGACGCTCAACCCGCCGCTGACCCACGTGCTGCCGGACGTCATCGCAGGCTCCAAGCAGATCGACCCGTACCCGTACAACCCGGACAAGGCCAAGCAGCTTCTCGCCGAGGCCGGCTTCCCGCACCTGACGCTGAAGTTCCTCTACCGCAACGCGACCGAGGGCAGCAGCAAGACGTTCCAGACCATCCAGCAGGACCTGTCCAAGGCCGGCATCACCGTCACCGGCGTACCGTCGCCGAACGCGGACTTCTACGTGAAGTACCTGCAGGTACCGACCGTCGCCCAGCGCGGCGTCTGGGACCTGTCGCTGGCCGGCTGGGGTGCTGACTGGTACGGCAACGCCGCCCTGTCCTTCTTCAACCCGCTGTTCTCGGGCAAGCCGTCCTTCCCGCCGGTCGGCAGCAACTTCGGCCTGTACGACGATGCGACCACGAACACCCTGATCGACCAGGCCATCGCCGCGCCGACCGAGGACGCAGCAGCCGACCTCTGGGCCAAGGCGGACGCTCGGGTGATGGAGCAAGCGGCCTTCTACCCGCTGACCAACAACAAGCAGGCGAACTACCACGCCGAGCAGGTGCACAACGCCGTCTACGTCCCGTCGCTGCAGAACTACGACCCGACGAACGTGTGGCTCGCCAAGGACAAGCAGGGCTGA
- a CDS encoding ABC transporter ATP-binding protein: MPNTEALLQVRDLRVSFDTPDGTVRAVRGLSFDVERGRTLAVVGESGSGKSVSTQTITGLTRGAQVSGTAYFDGTDLITADAGTLRRLRGAKIGMIFQDPLSSLHPQYRIGWQIVEMIQAHDRHISKQAARRRAAELLTLVGIPRAAERIDDYPHQFSGGMRQRVMIAMAMALDPALLIADEPTTALDVTVQAQVLSVMRKLQDEFGTAIILITHDLGVVAEMSDEVIVMYAGAVMERAPRRDIFYRNHHPYTQGLLASLPAQSGKRLTPIQGTPPSLINLPAGCPFANRCTHVFDRCRVETPPLTDVQGDPRHQSACWLDHDITEAVA; encoded by the coding sequence GTGCCCAACACTGAAGCCTTACTGCAGGTACGAGATCTCCGGGTCTCGTTCGACACCCCGGACGGCACCGTCCGCGCCGTCCGGGGTCTGTCCTTCGATGTCGAGCGCGGCCGGACTCTCGCCGTCGTCGGCGAGTCCGGCTCGGGTAAGAGCGTCTCGACCCAGACCATCACCGGCCTGACCCGTGGCGCCCAGGTCTCCGGTACTGCGTACTTCGACGGCACCGACCTGATCACCGCCGACGCCGGCACCCTCCGCCGATTGCGGGGAGCCAAGATCGGGATGATCTTCCAGGACCCACTGTCGAGCCTTCATCCGCAGTACCGGATCGGCTGGCAGATCGTGGAGATGATCCAGGCGCACGACCGGCACATCTCCAAGCAGGCGGCCCGTCGCCGGGCCGCCGAGCTGCTCACCCTGGTCGGCATCCCGCGGGCCGCGGAACGGATCGACGACTATCCGCACCAGTTCTCCGGCGGAATGCGGCAGCGGGTGATGATCGCGATGGCGATGGCGCTCGACCCGGCGCTGCTGATCGCGGACGAGCCGACGACGGCGCTCGATGTGACCGTCCAGGCTCAGGTACTGAGCGTGATGCGCAAGCTCCAGGACGAGTTCGGTACCGCGATCATCCTCATCACGCACGACCTGGGCGTGGTCGCGGAGATGTCCGACGAGGTGATCGTGATGTACGCCGGCGCGGTGATGGAACGCGCACCTCGCCGGGACATCTTCTACCGCAACCATCACCCTTATACGCAAGGACTCTTGGCGTCCTTGCCGGCCCAGAGCGGGAAGCGGCTGACCCCGATCCAGGGCACTCCGCCGAGCCTGATCAACCTGCCGGCGGGCTGCCCGTTCGCGAATCGGTGTACGCACGTCTTCGACCGCTGCCGGGTCGAGACGCCGCCGCTGACCGACGTACAGGGTGATCCGCGGCATCAGTCGGCCTGCTGGCTCGACCATGACATCACCGAGGCGGTGGCCTGA